In Terriglobales bacterium, the genomic window AGTTGGCGTAGACGACTTCGCCCTCGACGTCACCCGAAGGCGAATAGGCGCTAAAGGCCGGCGACACTCGAGGATTGTCCTGGTAGGGGTCACCCTCGACTGATTCCCGCGAAGGCCCATGCATGACGACGCCCTCCGGAGCGGTTACGTCGATGCTGATCTCCTTCGGATAATTCATCCAAACGCGGTACTCGACGAGGGAGGTTTCCAGTCCAGCTTCGCGGAAACGGCTGGCGACATAATCGGCAGTCTTGCGGTCTTCTGGAGTGCCGGCAATATGCGGCTCGGAGGTGAGTGCGCGCATATGGCGGTCGAGGAGCCTGGTGTCGGGAACAGCCAGGAAACGCCGCTCAAGCTCTATTTCGGAGAGGGGATTGCGAAATCCGGCCAGCGCCGAAGTGGCCCGGACGGTATCGTTGGAAAAGCCGGTGACGGCCACGAATATGGCGGCGAAAAGAAAACCCTTACGACTTGTGATGGCCATCCGAGGGCGATCTCCGGAGGTCCCGGCGGGATAGGTCGGAGTGAATTGCGGTGCCTATCTTACCAGAACTAGGTGAGCCGGGTAGTGTCTGATATTGTCAATCAGCGCACTTTTTCGCAGTGCAGCCAACGGATGAGACGCAGAATTCTGCTTCTGCTGTTGCTCGGATTGCTGGTTTGGTTCTTCTTTGCTTCTGGACGGCTGCTTGTGCTGGATCGGCCGGAGAAATCCGATGCCATCGTAATCCTGGATGGAGATAGCATCGATCAGCGCTATGCCAAAGGCCTGGAATTGCTGCGCGCGGGTTACGGCAACCACCTGTTTCTGGATGCGCGGTCGGACCTAACGGTTTATGGACAGCGAGCGAACCAATTGGCCGCCCAATGGGTAGAGCAGACAGCGGGCGACGACCTAGCGAAGGTTAGCATTTGCGAAATCGAGGCTGTGTCTACCCGACAGGAAACTGCCTATGTGACCCGGTGCCTCGATCAGATTGGTGCACGTAGCGCGCTGATCGTAACCTCAGATCACCACACGCGCAGAGCCTATGAGATCTTCTCTAAGCTGAAGCCACAATATCACTGGTCGGTGGCCGCCGCCCGCGATCCCGCCATGTTCGGGGAAAAGTGGTGGCGTAAACGAGAGTGGGCCAAGACCTGGCTGATGGAATGGGAACGCATGCTATGGTGGCAACTGGTGGACAGCTGGCGCACAGCGCCTACTCAATGAACATACAATCGCCGTAAGAATAAAAACGATAGCCCTGCTCGACAGCATGGCGATAGGCATCCAGAACCGGATCTTTTCCCGCAAAAGCACAAACCAGCATCAATAGAGTGGACTTGGGCAGGTGGAAGTTGGTCAGCATTGCCCCTACCACGCGGAATGCAAATCCTGGATAGATGAAAAGGCCGGTGTCGCCTGAGGCTGGCTGAATGCAGCCGGCGGGTGAGACCAAAGCTGCCTGTTCCAGGGTGCGAACCGCGGTCGTGCCCACGGCAACGATGCGACGTTTCTCGGCTATCGCGCAGGTGAGTCTCTCGGCTGCTTCATTGGAGATCATGTACCGTTCGGTGTGAAGGTGGTGCTCTTCCACGGTCCGCTCGTGAATCGGTTGGAAGGTGCCAAGTCCAACGTGGAGGGTGACTTCCAGGGTTTCGATTCCGCGCTTCCTCATGTGGTCTATTACGTCTGGAGTGAAATGAAAGCCTGCGGTAGGTGCGGCAACGGAGCCCCGCTCGCGAGCAAAAATCGTCTGATAGCGTTCCCGATCGGAAGGGGCGTCAGCCCGGTCGATATAGGGCGGCAACGGCACATGACCGATGCGCTCGAGGACGGCAAAGAAGCCGGCAACCGGGAGGAAACGTAGCGTCCGCTCGCCGAACTCCCCCCGCCCAATCACTTCGGCTTCGAGCTCCCCATGTTCACCGAAAGAAAGCTGCTCTCCGATTCCAATCTTTCTGCCTGGATGGACCAGGGCTTCCCATGTCAGCGCGTCGGGGCTGGCAAGCTGCCGGGTTAGCAGGACTTCTACCTTGCCCTTCAGAAAATCACGTGCTGCGGGATTTCTTGGACTTATAGGCTGAGCTCGGGCTCCCTTGCGATGGCCAAAGAGGCGCGCCGGAAAGACGCGAGTGTTATTGAGAACCACCAGGTCGTCGGGCCGGAGCAGGTCCGGGAAGTCACGAAAGCGCCGGTCCGCCAGCAGGCTGCTACTTCGTTGGAGGTGGAGCATGCGAGAGGCGGCGCGATCCTCCAGGGGCTGCTGCGCGATCAATTCCTTCGGAAGCGCGTAGTCGAACTCGGAAACCAGCACGAAGAGGGATTATAAGAGGGGAATCGTTTAGCTCGTCCGAGCGGTTAAACGCTGTGAAAATCTCATGAAATCACGATAACTACGTTGCCGACGTGCAACAGCTGAAGTACCATACCAGTACCTCGTTTCAGTTCACGGAAAGGTCTGTTTTTTCGATAAGCTCACCGTTTTCCCATGAAGGCCGAACGCGAGATCAGGGACGACATCGTCCACTACGGGAAGATGCTGTACCAGCGCGGCTACATCGCCGCCATGGATGGTAACATCTCGGTGCGTCTGGACGATGGCAGCATCCTGGTCACGCCCACCTGCATGTGCAAAGGCCTGATGTCGCCTGAGGACATAGTTCACATCAACGCCGCCGGTCATAAGCTCAAGGGACATCGCAGCGTGTCCAGCGAACTCGGCATGCATTTACTGATCTATGGCATGCGGCCGGAAGTGCGTGGGATCGTGCACGCCCATCCCCCAACGGCAACCGGATTTGCTGCTGCCGGGTTGCCGCTGGATCAGCCGATCCTTTCGGAAGTCCTACTGACCCTGGGGTCTGTCCCTCTCGCCCGATACGCGACACCGGGGAGTGATGAACTGGTGGAAGCTCTGCGCCCGCTGGTGCTGGAGCACAATGCCATCCTGATGGCGAATCACGGTGTAGTGGCATTTGCCGACCATCTCG contains:
- a CDS encoding YdcF family protein, whose protein sequence is MRRRILLLLLLGLLVWFFFASGRLLVLDRPEKSDAIVILDGDSIDQRYAKGLELLRAGYGNHLFLDARSDLTVYGQRANQLAAQWVEQTAGDDLAKVSICEIEAVSTRQETAYVTRCLDQIGARSALIVTSDHHTRRAYEIFSKLKPQYHWSVAAARDPAMFGEKWWRKREWAKTWLMEWERMLWWQLVDSWRTAPTQ
- the queA gene encoding tRNA preQ1(34) S-adenosylmethionine ribosyltransferase-isomerase QueA — its product is MLVSEFDYALPKELIAQQPLEDRAASRMLHLQRSSSLLADRRFRDFPDLLRPDDLVVLNNTRVFPARLFGHRKGARAQPISPRNPAARDFLKGKVEVLLTRQLASPDALTWEALVHPGRKIGIGEQLSFGEHGELEAEVIGRGEFGERTLRFLPVAGFFAVLERIGHVPLPPYIDRADAPSDRERYQTIFARERGSVAAPTAGFHFTPDVIDHMRKRGIETLEVTLHVGLGTFQPIHERTVEEHHLHTERYMISNEAAERLTCAIAEKRRIVAVGTTAVRTLEQAALVSPAGCIQPASGDTGLFIYPGFAFRVVGAMLTNFHLPKSTLLMLVCAFAGKDPVLDAYRHAVEQGYRFYSYGDCMFIE
- a CDS encoding class II aldolase/adducin family protein, encoding MKAEREIRDDIVHYGKMLYQRGYIAAMDGNISVRLDDGSILVTPTCMCKGLMSPEDIVHINAAGHKLKGHRSVSSELGMHLLIYGMRPEVRGIVHAHPPTATGFAAAGLPLDQPILSEVLLTLGSVPLARYATPGSDELVEALRPLVLEHNAILMANHGVVAFADHLERAYMHMETVEHFAKIALTARLLGRQQLLTEDDVRKLTEIRLRLEGKGEHSPGNGSTGVRSDIGSIEPKIAIERP